One Caldivirga sp. genomic region harbors:
- a CDS encoding TFIIB-type zinc finger domain-containing protein encodes MSSEGKWACAVCGSRDVGLIIEGKLYCSKCGSKVIRLHMYKFLNRLKQENLIDPSVEIPKP; translated from the coding sequence ATGAGTAGTGAGGGTAAGTGGGCTTGCGCAGTCTGTGGTAGTAGGGATGTTGGGTTAATAATTGAGGGTAAGCTATACTGCAGTAAATGCGGTTCAAAGGTCATTAGGCTGCACATGTATAAGTTTCTCAATAGGCTTAAGCAGGAAAATTTAATAGACCCAAGTGTGGAGATCCCTAAGCCATGA
- a CDS encoding type II toxin-antitoxin system CcdA family antitoxin — translation MGSTVILSVRVRRELKERAEQLGINIRDIVEKVLENAIREKEREEMRSIASELRELLCGIDDEEWTRLIRGNRDAR, via the coding sequence ATGGGCTCTACTGTAATTCTTAGTGTTAGGGTTAGGAGGGAGCTGAAGGAAAGGGCTGAACAACTTGGCATAAATATTAGGGATATTGTTGAGAAGGTGCTCGAGAATGCAATTAGGGAGAAGGAGAGGGAGGAGATGAGGAGCATTGCTAGTGAGTTAAGGGAGTTACTCTGTGGTATTGATGATGAAGAATGGACTAGGTTAATTAGGGGAAATAGGGATGCAAGATGA
- a CDS encoding ATPase, T2SS/T4P/T4SS family, producing MHVSLAKPTGNILASKVMVNLGIKTLIEYRGIGGIIQVFLIDQVPEYLALIDPSYFEEWIKLGKNPAKLTKVYRRVLGKLGHKPDDEHFSGLVKAIIDRWLNAYGSVTPLLMDDDITDIYIDTNGVRVNHRDYGLCFVRLSEVKVIRPIRLIPMRLTESTLTVRDLVNRVAVNAAKRTRTPITAYMPLVSVTDPEYKVRFTVSTMPVSQTSVHVRILPSKPWTLPILVKLGMLTVNQAALLWKLADEKVPILIGGSMGSGKTSLANAIAIMLKPNMLKVLVMDVDEMNLPGHLSVKLFERKSFGLGVKPITKDELIAHALRMGADYVIVNEVREPEEVKAWLNAVTTGHGGITTFHADNYQQMARRLSVLAPGSEEVLKNMVVVIVGSELIPTSIEGNLKVMRRLRYVKDIIVPSEVNEEYLGFKDDLHLRRNVIGNLMDASIDQLLSTIGKLYS from the coding sequence ATGCATGTGTCACTAGCTAAACCCACCGGCAATATACTGGCCAGTAAGGTAATGGTAAACTTAGGCATTAAGACTCTTATTGAGTATAGGGGCATTGGCGGCATCATTCAAGTTTTCCTAATTGATCAAGTCCCAGAGTACTTGGCGTTAATTGACCCATCATACTTTGAGGAGTGGATTAAGCTCGGTAAGAACCCTGCTAAGTTGACTAAGGTTTACCGTAGGGTTTTAGGTAAATTAGGGCATAAGCCTGATGATGAACACTTCAGTGGTCTTGTAAAAGCCATTATTGATAGGTGGCTTAATGCCTACGGTTCAGTGACTCCATTACTCATGGATGATGATATAACGGACATCTACATTGATACCAATGGTGTTAGGGTTAACCATAGGGATTATGGGCTATGCTTTGTTAGGTTAAGTGAAGTTAAGGTAATTAGGCCCATTAGGCTAATCCCAATGAGGCTTACTGAATCAACATTAACAGTAAGGGATTTGGTTAATCGAGTGGCTGTTAATGCGGCTAAAAGAACCAGGACACCTATAACAGCCTATATGCCGTTAGTATCAGTAACCGACCCTGAATACAAGGTTAGGTTCACGGTGTCTACAATGCCTGTGTCTCAAACAAGCGTGCATGTTAGGATACTGCCGAGTAAACCCTGGACATTACCTATACTTGTTAAACTGGGTATGCTTACTGTTAATCAAGCTGCATTACTGTGGAAACTGGCTGACGAGAAAGTACCCATACTTATTGGTGGATCCATGGGTTCAGGTAAAACTAGCCTTGCTAATGCAATAGCCATAATGCTTAAGCCTAATATGCTGAAAGTGCTGGTAATGGATGTTGATGAAATGAACTTACCAGGTCATTTATCCGTTAAATTATTTGAAAGAAAATCCTTCGGCTTGGGTGTTAAACCTATAACTAAAGATGAGTTAATAGCCCACGCATTAAGAATGGGTGCTGACTATGTCATTGTTAATGAGGTTAGGGAACCAGAAGAGGTTAAGGCATGGTTAAACGCAGTGACTACTGGGCATGGAGGGATTACAACATTCCACGCTGATAATTATCAACAGATGGCTAGGAGACTTTCAGTTCTAGCTCCTGGCTCTGAGGAGGTGTTGAAGAACATGGTAGTAGTGATAGTGGGTTCTGAGCTCATACCGACGAGCATTGAGGGTAATTTAAAGGTTATGAGGAGGCTTAGGTACGTTAAGGACATTATAGTACCCAGTGAGGTTAATGAGGAGTACTTAGGCTTTAAGGATGACTTACACCTGAGGAGGAACGTTATAGGGAACTTAATGGATGCGTCAATTGACCAACTCCTATCAACGATAGGTAAACTCTACTCTTAG
- the serS gene encoding serine--tRNA ligase has translation MSWSLLTALRERPEEVKRMLKWRGYDESMVDQFNSLDNKWKSIKAKTDELRHKRNSLSSQISKAPPEARGLMIEEANRVLKELEGLNAELKNIEDERDKLLRRFPNLLHESVYLTCPNESAESITLKYFGEPKAWRGYLGELSGFSGLEFKIIDWQPVGHADMLERVLGLGDTTKAGEVAGSRFFYLFDDVAWLNLALSLYAVDFLTQRGFRLVMPPHMLNYDVISSVIDFEAFKDAIYSVDNEQLYLIGTAEHPLAALYRGSELLEKDLPILLAGFSPSYRKEAGAGNRDLKGIFRVHQFYKVEQFVFTLPEESWNWHEKLLNNLVDIWSSLELPFRIVLVCPREMSRTAAKQYDLEAWMPAQGMFREMASCSNVTDWQSYRLGIRVIRKGMRREYVHTLNSTAIAVERTITAILENNQEEDGTVRIPKVLNKYLEAFPKAPRDYIHPKAKIVRDSSGKIVDIVKT, from the coding sequence GTGAGTTGGAGCCTACTCACTGCCCTTAGGGAGAGGCCTGAGGAGGTTAAGAGGATGCTTAAGTGGAGAGGGTATGATGAATCAATGGTTGATCAATTCAATTCCCTTGATAACAAGTGGAAGAGCATTAAAGCTAAGACTGATGAACTTAGGCATAAGAGAAATAGCTTAAGCAGTCAAATATCTAAGGCTCCTCCGGAGGCAAGGGGCCTAATGATAGAGGAGGCTAATAGGGTTCTTAAGGAGCTTGAGGGCCTTAACGCTGAACTTAAGAACATTGAGGATGAAAGGGATAAGCTACTTAGGAGATTCCCAAATTTACTTCATGAGTCAGTCTACTTAACGTGTCCAAATGAATCAGCCGAATCAATAACCCTGAAGTACTTTGGGGAGCCAAAGGCCTGGAGGGGATACTTAGGTGAATTAAGCGGCTTCAGCGGCCTTGAATTTAAGATTATTGACTGGCAACCTGTTGGGCATGCAGATATGCTTGAGCGTGTTCTCGGCCTTGGTGACACAACTAAGGCTGGTGAGGTGGCTGGGAGTAGGTTCTTTTACCTCTTCGATGATGTTGCTTGGCTTAACCTAGCCCTATCCCTATATGCGGTGGATTTCCTAACACAAAGAGGATTTAGGTTAGTTATGCCGCCTCACATGCTTAATTACGATGTTATAAGCTCAGTAATAGACTTCGAGGCCTTTAAGGATGCAATATATAGTGTGGATAATGAGCAACTTTACCTAATAGGTACGGCTGAGCATCCATTAGCCGCACTATACCGTGGTAGTGAACTACTTGAGAAGGACTTACCAATACTCCTAGCTGGCTTCTCACCATCGTACAGGAAGGAGGCTGGGGCGGGTAATAGGGACTTGAAGGGCATATTCAGGGTTCATCAATTCTACAAGGTTGAGCAATTTGTCTTCACATTACCTGAGGAGAGCTGGAATTGGCATGAGAAGCTTCTGAATAACCTAGTGGACATATGGAGTAGCCTCGAATTACCCTTCAGGATTGTCTTAGTGTGCCCAAGGGAAATGTCTAGGACAGCCGCTAAGCAGTATGACTTAGAGGCTTGGATGCCTGCTCAAGGCATGTTTAGGGAAATGGCATCATGCAGTAATGTAACTGACTGGCAGTCATATAGGCTTGGGATTAGGGTAATTAGGAAGGGTATGAGGAGGGAGTATGTTCATACCCTAAACAGTACAGCCATAGCCGTGGAGAGAACCATAACCGCAATACTTGAGAATAACCAGGAGGAGGATGGTACAGTAAGAATACCTAAGGTACTCAACAAGTACCTAGAAGCCTTCCCCAAGGCTCCAAGAGACTACATACACCCTAAGGCTAAGATAGTGAGAGATAGTAGCGGTAAAATAGTGGATATTGTTAAAACTTAG
- a CDS encoding tetratricopeptide repeat protein, with product MSVDFCKALYKAAEASICLMEYSHGLELYRGYLSRCPEIPGAWHGLAICLEATGNKSEALKAYERALELNLRQGDASSLLWGGWCAFKLGKYELAYRLFKESIEKEPNYAYSWHSLAVAAFKIGKREEGQVAMAKYRALVKEKPYERRECEGISMLMDSLKSLKNMRNIDQGIIEVAEDLLTKAITKHKGKCAQLIMNNYNRS from the coding sequence ATGAGTGTAGACTTCTGTAAGGCGCTCTATAAAGCTGCTGAAGCTTCAATATGCCTAATGGAGTATTCTCATGGGTTAGAGCTCTACAGGGGGTATTTATCTAGGTGCCCTGAAATACCAGGGGCATGGCATGGTTTAGCCATATGCCTTGAGGCAACTGGCAACAAGAGTGAGGCATTGAAGGCTTACGAGAGGGCTCTTGAATTAAACCTAAGACAAGGCGATGCATCAAGCCTACTCTGGGGTGGGTGGTGCGCCTTTAAGCTGGGTAAGTATGAGTTGGCCTATAGGTTATTTAAGGAGTCAATTGAAAAGGAACCTAACTACGCCTACAGTTGGCATAGCCTAGCCGTGGCAGCGTTTAAGATTGGTAAACGTGAAGAGGGACAAGTAGCTATGGCTAAGTATAGGGCTTTAGTTAAGGAGAAGCCATATGAAAGGAGGGAATGTGAGGGTATTAGCATGCTCATGGATTCACTTAAATCATTAAAGAACATGAGGAATATTGACCAAGGCATCATTGAGGTTGCTGAAGACTTATTAACTAAGGCCATTACTAAGCATAAGGGGAAATGCGCGCAATTAATTATGAATAATTATAACCGTTCTTGA